The window CTGTctgttaacaaaaaaatattttacttaaagtaaaaataagaatggaggtacgaggtgttggcaacttcatatttgttatatttcgaAAAATAGAGTCCGTGCTTTTAAATACTCGACAAACAAAACGTCGTCCATTAGGAAAAAcctgtcccaaaaactatttcagtacAACACCCCCACCTCTAGTGTGGATAGAGTTCACTGACAGGTGGTGATTGTACGCGATTCCACAAGTCATGATTTATCCGCATCAACTGGATATCCTCATGATACGTCAAATGTCCGTTCTCGAATACACCCCAAGGACGGTTAAGGTAGGTATCATTTTCCGCGATGATTATTTACTTAAACCTTACCCTAACCTTAAACCCTAtaattatacttcgttttttttagcattagaaattaggtaaacaatcttgatgtgtcttttaattgaaaaatacattttaaaaataagttatagcaaatatgtaacaattatgaatctaatacgatcatttatattcttctgctttcataagtaatagttttatatttttataaagcgtttttcaataaaaagacatgtcaagatcgcttaccttcttgcaagttctttctaatgctaaaaaaaacgaactataggtcccGCCTAAGACATTCTAAGGATACAATTACAACATCCCCAAATCTCCTTGATATAACAACACACGTGATCCCGACTATTCCGAATTCCGAGATGATGATGTCGAATGGTAGTATTTACGCGATGTTAGGATCTAAGTGTACGAGTAcctaataattatgttttgtaaataaaataaaatgtagaaatagATTTAGAGATCTTTATAAAGATCTCTACATCTATCTCTACATTATATACGAGTAGACTACATAGTAACATAATATAGGCATAATGGACAGTGGTAGGGTATTTAAGTTAATAGACTGTTCTATAAAACGGTACATTAATCTGCTAAGAGTAATTAGGTACTTTACTACCCGTTACCCGTTACGGACACGGACTGTAAGTTGTTGCATTTTTCATTGCAAATCTTGCGATATTTCACATTTAATATTTCCTGACCTTGGCAGTCTGTTAAAGTTTTACTCGTATCAGATTAGTAGGTACAAATCCCAGCTGAAAGCTTTAAATTAAGATAAACATACCTACACTACGTAGTGTCCTCAATAGGTACTAGGCTTGTCACCACACTTGTCACCTAGAGACATATAATATCGATGGCATATTAGACCTATTGATCGATCGCAAATATGAATCTCCTTGTCTCGGCCGCCTCGTTCTAGATGTGAACAAACACTTTTTCTCTTGATGCAAGTGACCATGTTCCATTAAATATATCTTTGTACCTATAGTCCCTTATACGGTGTATGCTTATATCTACGTACCTATATAGGTAATCGTCGTTAACATCGGAATTATTTACTTTTGCAGGAGGCCTAGGTCAGCTCGGCGTCGAATGCGCCAAGTATCTACGAGGAAAATACGGCCGAGAAAATGTCATTCTCTCCGACATCATCAAGCCAACGCCTGACGTCGTTAAAGATGGCCCTTACATCTTCGCGGACATCCTCGACTTCAAAGGCCTGCAGAAAATCGTCGTCAACCACAGAGTTGATTGGCTGATCCATTTCTCGGCATTACTCAGCGCTATAGGAGAACAGAATGTTCCTCTAGCGGTCCGAGTGAATATAGAAGGAATGCATAATGTTATAGAACTGGCGAAGCAGTATAAATTAAGAATCTTCGTTCCCAGCACGATTGGAGCCTTTGGCCCTGATTCTCCTAGAAATCCTACACCTAATATAACTGTACAGAGACCTAGAACAATTTATGGCGTGTCGAAAGTGCACGCCGAATTAATAGgagaatattatttttataagtttGGGTTGGACTTCCGGTGCTTGAGGTTCCCGGGAGTTATCTCTAGTGATCCGCCCGGCGGTGGCACCACCGGTAAgttaattttgataaataaaatagcCAGACCAAATTCTATTAACTATAACTATACTACTTAATACGTACTTATTTACTGGCAGAGTAACCCAAAGAGTGGACCCCAGCCTTTGCCTCAGACACAGTGAGAAGTAGAACTCTACTTTGCCCGGTCAGATCTTTTAGGGCCCCATCGCTCCAAGCCCTAAATGGTGATTGATATGGAGCAATGAATTAAACTCCATTTCACGTATAAAAAACTCCTGGGTAAACACTTCTTCAATTGCAGTAGGTATACTTCTTGAATTGAGTCCTTCATAATCCCCAATGCCACTACATTAGAAATCTTGTCTGTCGGTTGTAATTGTGAAAATATGTGTGTGAATTTCTATTTATCTTATTCCAGACTACGCTATTGCAATTTTCCACGATCTCATTCGCAAGGGCAACTACGAATGCTACCTGAAGCCCGACACGCGCCTGCCCATGATGCACGTACGAGACGCCCTGCGAGCCCTCTCCGAGTTCCTTGAGACTCCCAACGAACTGCTCAACAGGAGGGTCTACAATGTCACCTCCATGAGCTTCACTCCGGAAGAACTGTCTGATAAGATAGCTAAATATGTTCCTGATTTGAAGATCACGTACCGCCCCGACAGCAGGCAGGATATTGGTAAATTATTTATGGATATctacttatttaaaataagtaatgTACAATAATGTAGCCTTAATAAGCCGTCGAAGGCTAGCAACCGGAAAGTAGGCTAAGTTATGCTGATAGGGTGCAACCATGAAATTCTAGATAATGCATCGGTTTATGCTCGCTGGTACGGTAAAAATCTACAACTGCCTAACAACCGTCGTAAATGCATACGCTAGATAGTTCGAGAAACCCCAAGTTTATGTAGTTCACTCATGTGTggagtaggtacatatggtaAAACAAGGTTAACAATctgaaaataatgtttttatctTATTTTCCGCTAGGGACTGCTACAAACGGCCAAGAGCAATAAATACGTAAGAGTTTGCTACGATTTATGACTTTCTTATTCTATTAGCAGACAACTAGCTGCCTCCTGCacagggctgatttagacggcgcgcgaactcgcatgcgattttagttacattgcggactgttggttgcgtccaattcaaccgacagATCAAaatccgcaatgtaatgaaactcgcatgcgagatatcgcatcgtctaaatgggcccttagacggcgcgcgaactcgcatgcgattttagtcacattgcggactgttggttacgtccaattcaaccgaccggtCAATAACTGCAATATAATGGAACtcacatgcgagttctcgcatcgtctaaatgagcccttagggTAGCAAAACTTGCATGCAGAAACCTATTAGAGTGCCCGGTTTAAATTGCATATTTATAACTAATAAGTATATTTTACGTTTCAGCGGACTCCTGGCCCCAAGTCTTCGACGACAGCGAGGCGCGCCGCGACTGGAACTGGAAGCCAGAGGTGAACCTCGACAACTTGGTAGCGCTGATGATGAAGGAGGTCAAAGAGAAGATTGCAGCTAACGGTTTATGAGCTGACGTTCAGTCCTATTCAATtattcttaaggggcccactgattaccagtccaccggacgatatcagcctgtcagttaatcacAATGGTGATATCGTCAGGCGAACTTTAAATGTTCAAACCCTGTGCTCAACTGTGATTTTcacattttataattataattattaaattggtCGTGGTAGTAATTAAGTCagtgattagttgattacctataTAAATGCCGTTTAATTTATTGACAGTTGTTTTGtcttataaaaatacctaacagCAGTTCCTATTCTAGGATTAAGATTCTGCGCTTTTGTGATTTATTTTAACGTAGGTATATCTTTAACGCACaattttaatcgtttaataACTATTTACTGTTGATAAATCTTGAATACACCTGCTGATATCATCAAATAAATGAGTCTTAGTTTACCTATGTTAAAGGATATTTTGTTTAGACAGGTAGAAAAAAATGTTCAAATAAAAACGCTTGAATATGTAATCCATGACTTTATTGAAAAGCATACATAAAACAAATTAAGTAAAAATCCTTTACCTTAAGCATAGTGGATTTTTAGAAACTATTTTATTAATCCGGTTAAAGCTTTATCGGTTAGTTAAATAAATGACTCAAAATGCAATCTGCCCGCCAAACAAAAATGTGTTTGATATTACCTATCATTGCAAATTTTGCAATACGATGGATCACTGTGTTGACAGGTTAAAGAGCAAATGCAGGGCGCTCATGGCCAAAATAGCACCTACAATACTACATCCTTGAGGGATCCCGAGTTCATTACAGGTAAGTAGATGCATTGGCATAGCACGACAACATTGGCGAGATCTCAGTCTCATATTATCTATGTACAAAGTGCGAgatagcaaagagaatttgaagtagagagttactgtcaaggtaaattatgtagctacagttcaTTTACTACCTTTCGATAGAAGattaaggccccccccccccacatctggcgtctttcgagcgtcggcgtctgtcggcgtcggtccagcgctatggaaaatgacgtcgctgcgcagttgcgtcgacgtttcgtcgacgtcggccatagaattgtagacgccgacgctcgaaagacgccagatgtggggggggggcccTAACACTGTTTGAAcgatatttgactttgatccttattctctcactgatatgtgttaacttgttaaatattaacgcCATGTACTCGAGcataggctgaaggttatggcgccatcgctcgaaaatattgcaccatacctttggcctatagtctaggagatggcgttaatattaatatttaataagttaacacgCATATctgtgaaagaataaggatcaaagtcaaatggcgttctaacagttttatgttctgtcgaaagatggcagtaaatttacagtggctacataatttactttgacaatccgtctctaaGTATAGACTCTATTGTCTTTGGTGATAGTGATAGGGGAACTAAAAGCGTGGTAAAAAAATTACCATCGACAACAATCATGTAGAATTTGTAGGTACCTGTAACAAAAAAGCTTGGCAAACAGATTTATAcaaattaaagtaaataaaaatcattatttCAAATACCTTTAGTCTAGTTAAATATGTAGCGatttgtaacaaaaaaaaaaaaaaattacatatgtaCATCGTCGTTGTAACGTAAATCATTCATTTCTGTGTGACACTACTTTTTATTTCTGAGccttaattttaaatacatacgCAATTGTCATAAGGCCGAACGTCAACTGGGCacgataattatttatttctaattatcttaGCAAAATATACTTTATCACTCAAGTTTTGCTGTAAGTAACTAACTATAACAAAGTGCTTTCCAACAATCTACTGCGCACGACATTATTTCAATCAAACACAGAATTTGATGATAGTAGATTTAGACAGGTAATAATGAGATAGAGTGCCAAATAGAAAATTCGCGTCGAAATAAACAACTCATTAGGTACATAACTTGTAGATACTTTACTTCGTACTCGTActtcagattttttttaaagagcaTAAACACTAAGATTTTCTGGCTTTACTACAACTTCTCtggatttaatttataataaaatcgtGCGCATACTATACAATACTTTACATTAGTCGATGACATTTCGAACTTTTACTAGGCAACATCAGTAGCCGTTAGGAATTTATAGGGTGCATTTTCACTTCGGACCTGTTGCtatcatattttttttgacaaatgacAGGTGTAGAATAAAACCaattacctatgtatttttacgaaaaatgcctgttttatttataaataaaattttgtagtTGTAGTATTTCTTTCTAATTCTGAATACCACTTTTAAGTCGTCATTGGACATTGTAACGATCATGTCAAATGCTTGTATTAAATGATATAATAAAGCCTGTAACAATTATGTTATCAATCACACACATCTCAGTCTTGATATTTACTCATTACCTGCTAAATACTAATAGAAATTAAATCATTTTAGGCTCTGATAATCGACATGGGATAAAGAAAGAATGTAGATAATTTACAAAGGAAGATAAGTCCTAGTTAAACTTTTCGTATTTTATTTACACACCataatatattgtattgtaatatttCCATACAGAAGGCATCAGCTTGGGTCTACAAACGCCGCTTTTTGAGTTACTGCCTAAGCTGTGGATTAGTGTGGATGTAATGGGGTTTACTTTAAACTATTTtcaagaaatatatttatactCTATGAATGATCTTATAAGGTAAAAGTTCTAAGACGcgaatatatacatatttatatttttatatgaaacaaATACGTACAGCAAATGCTACCTAAATATCGTATGGACGTAATCAATAATTGAATGTTTAGTCTATAATTATTAGACGTGTATAAAATTGATTAGTTTTGAAATCAAAGCGAAGGTAGAGTTATCTTGTAATTTTGATATCACTATTTAAGATATACTTTATCTGACCTTCCAAAATACTTTTTCAAAgcaaaataaagaatatattaAAACGAGAAAGTAATGAAATAGAATACATAAAATCCTATTTGAATGggtaaaatacataatattctaAAAAATCCAGTTATTgtctattatatacatataggcACAAATTGTTATATTGTCCACATTTAAACAACATATCCGCCAGTGTCGATTGTAAAAATTACTGTATTTCAATATAAAAGAAATCTACACACATGATCTTTCACATAATCATTCTTTCAGCCCATCGTCCAATGACAGAGGCACAGTGTGTCGGcacaattatattaaataattaattaattatgacttattagacaaaaaaaaaactaattttcgTTTCCAAGGATTATTTCCGAAATGTATAATATCGATATACTTCAATCTTTCGCACGTTTCACTAGATAATTTATCACAaacttaaatatataaataaagagTCATTGTGAATGTTTACTATGTTTTTCATCTATCAAAATAAAGCATTTCTCATAATgtcaaaattatttttcatATTGAGCCTAGACCTCTTTAATTTTTCCTTTTTAAAATAAAGACAACTGCTTCGATTTACTTAAACCTaatattgacaaaataaaaaaaatatatacaaaacaaCAGTTAGTAACATAACAAACAATTTCGACATAGAttcttaaataataattctgtaaaaaacattcacaataacaaataaaaataaacctattCTAGCGACtttatgtattaaaaattaaatttattttacttttctaATCGTATATTTCCATACGAAACCTACAAATACATGGCAACAGTTTAGGtttcatattaatttaataatcggTCACATGCGTGCTATAACAACGGCAAAATTGCATGAAGGCGGTATAGTAACAGAACTCACAAAATTCACGCGCACAAGTCGTATTTTCAAGTTTTCAACCATAATCCTAATCACAGAAAACATCCGCCTGACCCCGGTTCGGATTCAGAAAATACCCTATTGGAGGTTTAGTGTACCTACTACATAGTTCGAGCACCGTACATTTTATGTTTGGTTTAACGCTATGATTATTTTGCCGATGCAGAGCAAGCATGGGAGCgcacaaaaaaaactataatggAGCGTTTTAACATCCAGGTAAGtaattagttattttttattaaaacgcCCTAACAGCAGACTACTGGCAACAACACATTATTGTAGGAAAAGAAAAATACAGTTTTATATCTTAAGTACAAGAAAATGCAAGAAACGCGTAGGAAAAAATGCAGTAGGAATACAAGTGATGACAACAACACATCTTAAAAATTTTATGTTGAGCTAATATTATTCACTCACTTAATAAAACCTTATAAATAAAGCTAGAAATAAGTGCAGCTAACGAAGTAATTTTACATCTCAGTgtcttaaaaacaaacaaaaaacctTATCCCTATAAAACGCAGAAATCCTTCAAGTTAGTAGACACGCACAGTCTTAGTCGATTCAATTTGATTAGAGATTGGGTGCAAGTACCTGCCTATATCTGTCGGATACACTTTGTTTTCGTATTGTAATTTTTTCATGTATACCGATTACTAGGCGCTACCAATCTTGTCaattttgtgttatttatttcatcattTGAAATGACAGCTTAGATGGCATGGTACGTGTACTAAATCCTTTTTATTAGTTAAATGGAGCCACTAAATTGATTGTTATCTATAGTAAAAACTAAATGTGATGAAAGTTCATTACGAGTTTAATGTTATAGTAGATAATTAGATgatcataataaattaaaggtcaAATGGGCCGTAGATATTTCTTTGTCTATATTCCGTTAAGTAGGTAGAAAGTTGATACATACGAGTAGATTAAAAGAAGTTACAGCAATATCTGGATAGTGCACGTACTTATTTATTCAAGTCGtgtatatttatatgtagtgtAGGGTCGAAATGCATTATGTCAGTACATCGTTTAGTAAAAATACTCTGAAGAAACTGATTTAAACAGAATGCCTGCgacaatatttataataataacatttctTATCCAAGTTTTGATCACATTTCCTACACCAAATTTAATTAGTGATAATggcaaaaatatttatactcTTTTACGATATCATTGGTAACCTGATcgaatattatattcaatgtaATGTATGTATTCAACATAATAAGTATTCGGAACTTTAAGCTGATCTTTAAAGATAAAGTGTAAAAAAAAGGTTTGTAGTAGATACTCGATCAAGATTACTAAAAGATATCATACTTTGTTTGCACACGATCCCTGCAAAATGCCGATATTCTATCTACTGCAAAAACTGAATACTTTAATCATTTCCAGAGTGGTTTTtaagaacatttttttaatatcctTACAACAAAtg is drawn from Cydia fagiglandana chromosome 4, ilCydFagi1.1, whole genome shotgun sequence and contains these coding sequences:
- the LOC134663565 gene encoding L-threonine 3-dehydrogenase, mitochondrial encodes the protein MMLLRKLCRTSHAINIYRTYSVNGGKQAPPKILITGGLGQLGVECAKYLRGKYGRENVILSDIIKPTPDVVKDGPYIFADILDFKGLQKIVVNHRVDWLIHFSALLSAIGEQNVPLAVRVNIEGMHNVIELAKQYKLRIFVPSTIGAFGPDSPRNPTPNITVQRPRTIYGVSKVHAELIGEYYFYKFGLDFRCLRFPGVISSDPPGGGTTDYAIAIFHDLIRKGNYECYLKPDTRLPMMHVRDALRALSEFLETPNELLNRRVYNVTSMSFTPEELSDKIAKYVPDLKITYRPDSRQDIADSWPQVFDDSEARRDWNWKPEVNLDNLVALMMKEVKEKIAANGL